The following proteins are co-located in the Stieleria sp. JC731 genome:
- a CDS encoding SMI1/KNR4 family protein, producing MLTENDVFAELKRRADTGNLKPNEPLFKGDTSPLDPGAFSEVESTLGHRLPPLLFRIYSQIQNGGFGDSYGFLGLIGGPKNEDKLDAIGLWKAYCEPDPKDEFWKWPKHLLPIGHLGCAMYHCVDCTTTTGTIVLFEPNAHEDDEPWDDAFFTFCPSLAAYFDVWLRGDDLWEKFSPQPMA from the coding sequence ATGCTCACTGAAAACGATGTTTTCGCGGAATTGAAACGTCGCGCTGATACAGGAAACCTCAAACCGAACGAGCCGCTGTTCAAAGGTGACACGTCTCCACTCGACCCTGGCGCGTTCTCAGAGGTGGAATCGACACTCGGACATCGTTTGCCGCCGCTCTTATTCCGTATCTATTCCCAAATTCAGAACGGGGGCTTTGGCGATTCCTACGGTTTCCTCGGTCTCATTGGTGGTCCCAAGAACGAAGATAAACTGGACGCGATTGGCCTATGGAAAGCATACTGCGAACCGGATCCGAAAGACGAATTCTGGAAGTGGCCGAAACACTTGCTGCCGATCGGACATCTCGGCTGTGCCATGTACCACTGCGTTGACTGCACAACGACGACCGGAACCATAGTGTTGTTTGAGCCGAACGCGCACGAAGACGATGAACCATGGGACGATGCCTTCTTCACGTTCTGTCCGTCACTCGCTGCCTATTTTGATGTTTGGCTGCGAGGCGATGACCTGTGGGAGAAATTTTCACCGCAACCGATGGCGTAA
- a CDS encoding type II toxin-antitoxin system RelE/ParE family toxin — MFDCIANQSVAYAESVYERVLERPMQLIAHPRSGSVVPELGREDIRELFVYSFRLIYRISGDEHVHALRAVGWLTGDKAFPTGATDPNCFAKMNVLLVAPRQPMVFGGVHDCELCQFDPPYGHANLFVPNGSLIFVFPELLVHYVAAHHYRPPDEFWDAVTACPNTRTMQYKKLLLDSGGRNSGAKTGITMPCTRSRRSRGLLMESVFLAAR, encoded by the coding sequence ATCTTTGACTGCATTGCTAATCAATCAGTTGCATATGCGGAGTCAGTTTACGAGCGAGTCCTTGAGCGGCCCATGCAACTGATCGCACATCCCAGATCTGGTTCCGTTGTGCCGGAACTTGGTCGCGAAGACATCCGTGAGTTGTTTGTTTATTCATTTCGGCTGATTTATCGAATTTCGGGCGATGAGCACGTTCACGCCCTTCGTGCTGTTGGCTGGCTCACAGGGGACAAGGCGTTTCCAACCGGAGCAACTGATCCAAACTGCTTTGCCAAAATGAATGTGCTGCTGGTTGCCCCAAGGCAACCGATGGTTTTTGGCGGCGTTCACGATTGCGAACTTTGCCAATTCGATCCGCCATACGGCCACGCGAATTTGTTCGTCCCAAATGGCTCATTAATCTTCGTGTTCCCGGAACTGCTTGTTCATTACGTAGCTGCGCATCACTATCGTCCTCCCGACGAATTCTGGGATGCTGTGACAGCCTGCCCGAATACACGTACAATGCAATACAAAAAACTACTGCTTGACAGTGGTGGCCGAAACTCTGGTGCCAAAACCGGAATAACAATGCCGTGCACACGAAGCCGCCGGTCACGCGGTTTGCTAATGGAGAGTGTTTTTCTGGCAGCTCGGTGA
- a CDS encoding DUF2971 domain-containing protein, whose protein sequence is MPEPTMTCRSIACDNEFPRRTLRCPKCMAYGVQHLYKYRKFSERTLDILRKKQLYFPTAEKLNDPFEFEFALTSDRINGLPIDRESMAAAKQSMKQYGVLALGEDPSVVLMWSHYADEHKGLCLGFTRTDTNELGEYDKSYPVIYSAALPTFTPEQLTDPQHVGKALTTKADYWSYEQEWRMISREGGNAIEFPGDLTSVTFGFRMPDAQRKQVIAILGDSVDYFVTKMHATMYRLDVEPIANVGNA, encoded by the coding sequence ATGCCTGAACCAACGATGACATGCCGCTCCATCGCATGCGACAACGAATTCCCGCGACGCACGTTGCGGTGCCCCAAATGCATGGCGTACGGAGTCCAGCACCTTTACAAGTATCGCAAGTTTAGCGAGCGCACGCTTGATATCTTACGCAAGAAACAGCTCTATTTTCCGACTGCTGAAAAATTGAATGATCCGTTCGAGTTTGAGTTTGCCTTAACATCAGACCGCATCAATGGATTGCCCATTGACAGAGAGTCGATGGCCGCTGCCAAGCAGTCCATGAAGCAATACGGGGTTCTCGCATTAGGCGAGGATCCAAGTGTTGTGCTCATGTGGTCTCACTACGCTGACGAACACAAAGGGCTGTGCCTCGGGTTCACGCGAACGGACACCAATGAGCTGGGCGAGTATGACAAATCCTACCCAGTGATCTATAGTGCTGCCCTACCAACCTTCACGCCTGAACAATTGACGGACCCACAACATGTTGGAAAGGCGTTGACGACCAAGGCTGATTATTGGAGTTACGAGCAGGAATGGCGGATGATTTCCCGCGAAGGCGGAAACGCGATAGAGTTCCCAGGCGATTTAACGTCCGTGACGTTTGGCTTTCGCATGCCAGACGCCCAACGCAAACAAGTGATTGCAATACTTGGTGACTCCGTGGATTACTTCGTAACCAAAATGCATGCGACGATGTATAGATTAGACGTCGAGCCGATTGCCAACGTAGGAAATGCGTAA
- a CDS encoding formylglycine-generating enzyme family protein, which produces MSFIVSLLAPQSYAEGGKTNDSLNGNRPGEQRTFTEQQIKMRWCPPGRFKMGRPESDKRSILFDNEKPQVDVKLTRGFWLAETELTQGAWEHVMGTKPWGEHDHKASEKYTWYRSGANYPATYIDWADAVLFCKTLTAQEQAAGRLPKGWAYRLPTEAEWEYACRAGTETKFNFGDDTSELAKHAWFKDNASGVSELYAHAVGAKRPNNWGFFDMHGNVWEWCSDLHDDDYYKVSPGIDPMGATKGSSRVNRGGGWILNAKYCRCATRSGINPAWRSSNLGFRLALSPSRL; this is translated from the coding sequence GTGAGTTTCATCGTTAGCCTTCTCGCCCCACAATCGTATGCGGAGGGCGGGAAAACAAATGACTCGCTGAACGGGAATCGGCCAGGTGAGCAACGGACCTTTACTGAGCAGCAGATCAAGATGCGCTGGTGTCCACCCGGGAGGTTTAAAATGGGGAGGCCGGAGAGCGACAAGCGGAGCATACTATTTGACAACGAGAAACCGCAGGTCGACGTCAAGCTGACTCGCGGCTTTTGGCTTGCGGAAACGGAGCTTACGCAGGGCGCGTGGGAACATGTGATGGGCACGAAGCCCTGGGGGGAACATGACCATAAAGCAAGCGAAAAGTACACCTGGTACCGGTCCGGAGCCAACTACCCGGCGACCTACATTGACTGGGCGGATGCAGTGCTATTCTGTAAGACGTTAACTGCGCAAGAGCAAGCGGCAGGCCGTCTACCCAAGGGGTGGGCTTATCGACTACCCACTGAAGCAGAGTGGGAATATGCGTGCCGTGCTGGGACGGAAACGAAATTCAATTTCGGCGACGACACCTCGGAGTTGGCCAAGCATGCTTGGTTTAAGGATAACGCTTCAGGGGTTTCTGAACTGTACGCTCATGCGGTGGGAGCAAAGAGGCCGAACAACTGGGGCTTTTTCGACATGCATGGCAATGTGTGGGAATGGTGTTCAGACTTGCACGACGACGATTACTACAAGGTCTCGCCAGGAATAGATCCGATGGGCGCAACCAAAGGTTCTTCCCGCGTTAATCGAGGTGGTGGATGGATTCTCAATGCCAAGTACTGCCGTTGTGCAACTCGGAGCGGTATCAACCCCGCTTGGCGGAGCAGCAATCTCGGATTCCGCTTGGCCCTGAGTCCTTCTCGTCTCTAG